In Flavobacterium sp. N3904, one DNA window encodes the following:
- a CDS encoding ABC transporter ATP-binding protein: MSKLELKGISKSYGSALIVNNLDLEIQDGEFLTILGPSGCGKTTTLRMIAGFETPDNGQVLLNKQDISQLPPYKRNVNTVFQNYALFPHLNVAENIAFGLHQKKLSKTETNKRVDEMLELVQMTAFKTRKPFEMSGGQQQRVAIARAIAPDPEILLLDEPLGALDLKLRKQMQFELKQLHKDLNKTFVYVTHDQEEALTMSDRIAVMNHGVIEQLSNSQTLYNHPRTKFVAGFIGEANLIPVQIANTSTFTLEDKTFNFNHEISDNKGILFIRPENVSFDTIHDISLQVTIEDVIFVGNHRKYKLVTASGQKIIKTEDSSVALTKLIGQTVTIYLSPSLIQIYNS; the protein is encoded by the coding sequence ATGAGTAAATTAGAATTAAAAGGAATCAGTAAATCATACGGAAGTGCGCTTATCGTAAACAATTTGGATTTAGAAATTCAAGATGGAGAATTTTTGACCATTTTGGGGCCAAGCGGTTGCGGGAAAACAACAACGTTGCGCATGATTGCAGGTTTCGAAACTCCCGACAATGGACAAGTTTTACTCAATAAACAAGATATTTCGCAATTGCCTCCATATAAAAGAAATGTAAATACAGTTTTTCAAAATTATGCCTTGTTCCCGCATCTTAATGTGGCTGAGAATATTGCTTTTGGTTTGCACCAAAAAAAATTAAGCAAAACCGAAACCAATAAACGAGTGGATGAAATGCTAGAATTGGTTCAAATGACGGCTTTCAAAACCAGAAAACCTTTTGAAATGTCAGGTGGACAACAGCAACGTGTAGCTATTGCGAGAGCGATTGCACCCGATCCCGAAATTTTATTATTGGATGAACCTTTAGGAGCATTGGATTTGAAATTAAGAAAACAAATGCAATTTGAATTGAAACAGTTGCACAAGGATTTGAACAAGACTTTTGTATATGTAACGCACGATCAGGAAGAAGCCTTGACTATGTCGGATAGAATTGCAGTGATGAATCACGGAGTTATAGAGCAATTGTCGAACAGTCAAACCTTATACAATCATCCTAGAACCAAATTCGTGGCAGGATTTATTGGTGAAGCAAATTTGATTCCAGTACAAATAGCTAATACTTCAACATTTACATTAGAAGATAAAACCTTTAATTTCAATCATGAAATAAGTGATAATAAGGGAATATTATTTATTAGACCCGAAAATGTTTCGTTTGATACAATACATGACATATCGCTTCAGGTTACTATCGAAGATGTCATTTTTGTGGGGAATCATAGAAAATACAAATTGGTAACCGCGTCAGGTCAAAAAATCATTAAAACCGAAGATTCTTCGGTGGCATTAACAAAATTAATTGGTCAAACAGTGACTATTTATTTATCACCAAGTCTAATTCAGATTTATAATTCATAA
- a CDS encoding aldehyde dehydrogenase family protein → MYKMYINGAFVNAASGKTRTILNPATKAAIATVPEAQIEDVNGAVDAARAAFDGDDWKSKTAQDRQKILFAIAGKIRDNFDVFVKLEVENNGKPIREAEFDIDDAVSCFEFYAGLATKIHGETMSVPGNSFSYVTREAIGVCAQIIPWNFPFLMCAWKLGPAIAAGNTVVLKPSEVTPLTALFLAQLIAELDIPKGVINIVTGDGPIAGNALISNTKIDKIAFTGGTSTGKYIGKIAAENLKKVTLELGGKNPVVIFDDCKMDLAIDWGLFAAFANSGQVCTAGSRILIQDTIYDEFVKQFVARAKNIKVGDGSDAENTMGPIVSQAHFDKIKAYIEVGKGEATLAFGGNTDDSKGFFIEPTIFTDVTPNMRIAREEIFGPVVALLKFSTEEEAIAIANDTEYGLGYGLFTQDVTRVHRVMPKIRAGIGWVNFYHPTFNEMPWGGYKQSGTGRELGLYGIENYLEIKQVNINLDTDPVGWY, encoded by the coding sequence ATGTATAAAATGTATATCAACGGTGCTTTTGTGAATGCGGCATCAGGCAAAACAAGAACAATATTGAATCCTGCGACCAAGGCTGCAATTGCTACAGTTCCAGAAGCACAAATTGAAGATGTAAATGGGGCTGTCGACGCCGCAAGAGCTGCTTTTGATGGAGACGATTGGAAAAGTAAAACGGCTCAAGATCGTCAGAAAATATTGTTTGCAATAGCGGGAAAAATAAGAGACAATTTTGATGTTTTTGTAAAATTGGAAGTAGAAAATAATGGTAAGCCCATTCGTGAAGCCGAATTTGATATTGATGATGCGGTATCTTGTTTTGAGTTTTACGCAGGATTAGCGACCAAGATTCACGGCGAAACGATGAGTGTTCCTGGAAATTCATTTAGTTATGTAACTCGCGAGGCTATTGGGGTTTGTGCGCAAATTATACCTTGGAATTTTCCGTTCCTGATGTGTGCCTGGAAACTAGGACCAGCTATTGCAGCAGGGAATACCGTTGTTTTAAAACCATCCGAAGTGACACCATTGACAGCTTTGTTTTTGGCACAATTAATAGCCGAATTGGATATTCCAAAAGGGGTAATTAATATTGTAACAGGCGATGGCCCCATTGCTGGAAATGCTTTAATCAGCAACACCAAAATTGATAAAATTGCTTTTACTGGAGGAACTTCAACAGGAAAATATATTGGCAAAATCGCTGCCGAAAATCTTAAGAAAGTTACTTTAGAATTGGGAGGAAAAAATCCGGTAGTCATTTTTGACGATTGTAAAATGGACTTGGCTATTGATTGGGGACTGTTTGCCGCTTTCGCCAATAGCGGACAGGTGTGTACAGCGGGATCACGAATTTTGATTCAGGATACTATTTATGATGAGTTTGTAAAACAGTTTGTGGCTAGAGCCAAAAATATAAAAGTGGGTGATGGAAGTGATGCCGAAAATACAATGGGACCTATTGTATCTCAAGCTCATTTTGACAAAATTAAAGCCTATATCGAGGTAGGAAAAGGGGAAGCTACATTGGCTTTTGGAGGCAATACAGATGACAGTAAAGGATTTTTTATTGAGCCAACCATTTTTACAGATGTTACTCCAAATATGCGAATTGCCAGAGAAGAAATTTTTGGGCCTGTAGTTGCATTATTGAAATTTTCCACTGAAGAAGAAGCAATTGCAATTGCCAATGATACCGAATATGGTTTGGGTTATGGATTATTTACGCAAGATGTAACACGTGTTCATCGGGTAATGCCGAAGATAAGGGCAGGAATTGGATGGGTTAATTTTTATCATCCTACCTTCAACGAAATGCCATGGGGTGGTTACAAACAATCAGGAACTGGTCGAGAATTAGGGTTGTATGGTATTGAAAATTATCTCGAAATAAAACAAGTCAACATCAATCTAGATACAGATCCGGTGGGATGGTACTAG
- a CDS encoding NAD-dependent succinate-semialdehyde dehydrogenase, with the protein MIFKSINPFTQAVIAEHEVLTNAQLTQKLQLAESAFKNWRTTTFQERADKMKKLADILRANKDELGLLITNEMGKTLPEGIAEVEKSAGNCDFYAENAERMLKDEQYDTPFKSMSVYDPSGAVFAIMPWNYPFWQVLRYAAPAIMGGNVTLLKHAPNVIGCAKAIENAFLEAGFPEGVFQQINIDIPQVESVIAADIVSGITLTGSEMAGSSVAALAGKHIKKSVMELGGSDAFIVLNDADLEKAATVATQSRMLNAGQACICAKRFIVTEKVADEFADLFAQKVGGLQQGNPLQSGINMGPLARIDLAEKLSYQLEHSLKQGAKMVVGGEREHCNFQPTLIDFVDANNIAFQEETFGPLATIIRAKDENDAIAIANNHRYGLASAIWTEDREKAYKLARRIEAGNVFVNSLVRSDSRIPFGGTKKSGYGRELSEIGIKEFMNMKSVIIE; encoded by the coding sequence ATGATATTCAAATCTATAAATCCGTTTACACAAGCAGTAATTGCGGAGCATGAAGTATTAACCAATGCGCAATTGACACAAAAACTGCAATTGGCTGAATCCGCTTTCAAGAATTGGCGCACTACCACTTTTCAGGAAAGAGCCGATAAAATGAAAAAACTGGCTGATATATTAAGAGCCAACAAAGACGAGTTGGGTTTGCTGATTACCAATGAAATGGGTAAAACGCTGCCAGAAGGAATTGCTGAAGTCGAAAAATCAGCAGGGAATTGTGATTTTTATGCTGAGAATGCTGAAAGAATGCTGAAAGATGAACAGTATGACACGCCTTTCAAAAGTATGTCGGTTTATGATCCATCAGGTGCTGTTTTTGCGATTATGCCTTGGAATTATCCTTTTTGGCAAGTGCTGCGTTACGCTGCACCGGCAATTATGGGTGGAAATGTAACGCTTTTGAAACATGCACCAAACGTTATTGGTTGTGCCAAAGCCATAGAAAATGCTTTTTTGGAAGCTGGTTTTCCAGAAGGTGTTTTTCAGCAAATAAACATTGATATTCCGCAAGTAGAAAGTGTAATTGCTGCTGATATTGTTTCAGGAATAACCTTGACAGGTAGTGAAATGGCCGGTTCTTCTGTTGCCGCATTAGCAGGAAAACATATTAAAAAATCGGTGATGGAATTGGGTGGTTCGGATGCTTTTATTGTTTTGAATGATGCCGATTTGGAAAAAGCCGCAACTGTAGCTACTCAATCGAGAATGTTAAACGCAGGTCAGGCTTGTATTTGTGCCAAACGTTTTATTGTTACGGAAAAAGTGGCTGATGAATTTGCAGATTTGTTTGCTCAAAAAGTAGGAGGATTGCAACAAGGAAATCCATTGCAAAGCGGCATTAACATGGGACCTTTGGCTAGAATCGATTTGGCCGAAAAGTTAAGTTATCAATTGGAGCATTCTTTAAAGCAAGGAGCTAAAATGGTAGTAGGAGGAGAGCGGGAGCATTGTAACTTTCAACCCACCTTGATTGATTTTGTGGATGCTAATAATATCGCTTTTCAGGAAGAAACTTTTGGCCCACTAGCTACAATTATTAGGGCTAAAGATGAAAATGATGCGATTGCAATTGCCAATAATCACAGATACGGTTTGGCTTCTGCAATTTGGACTGAGGATAGAGAAAAAGCCTATAAATTGGCCAGAAGAATAGAAGCAGGTAATGTTTTTGTCAATTCTTTGGTGCGATCAGATTCTAGGATTCCATTTGGTGGGACCAAAAAATCAGGCTACGGAAGAGAATTATCCGAAATAGGAATTAAAGAATTTATGAATATGAAATCAGTGATTATTGAATAG
- a CDS encoding flavin monoamine oxidase family protein, with translation MRNPKSTVLKNILLNLKLAQFSNENPEIEVDTIIAFKNSDAVTRRKFVTDVAKFSLLTGIIGTSVISCKKEEEKTKQAISDEGVGSSVNKKVVIVGAGMAGLNAAYQLRKAGIRATIYEGSFRLGGRILTHYGDALQMGIHPEFGGDFIDSTHEDMLNLAKEFDLELIDMYAESKAAHLIHETYFFDGRHIPEEEIINEFKKIAPTIQKDAASLGEDYDTPAALVFDKMTLKDYIKSLKCNQWLKDIFTAAYLAEFGLDTSEQSAINFLDMIDTNTSEGFKIFGDSDEKYRIKEGNSKLIEHLAGKVADSIVVKSILTAISNKGGKYTLSFKDKEDVQADYVIIAIPFTMLRDVKIDLSDMTPEKMNSIQELGYGQNNKLFLGYQDRPWREGKNNYYGYLFHKDIHDGWDSSSIKSVASNKGAYCCFFGGDESIALSKVALHNPHAPASHIWKTDLPQKEIDKYLGQLDEVFPGSKKQYANKHVFACWSSYPFVKASYTCPKPGQWNAAMLYTAEPVGDVYFAGEHCSVDYQGFMNGAAETGRLAAEQITSKIKKAQI, from the coding sequence ATGAGAAATCCAAAATCAACCGTACTTAAGAATATTCTTTTGAATTTGAAACTTGCACAATTTTCAAATGAGAATCCAGAAATTGAAGTCGATACAATTATTGCTTTCAAAAATAGTGATGCAGTGACTAGAAGAAAGTTTGTGACGGATGTTGCAAAATTTAGCTTGCTTACCGGAATTATCGGAACCTCTGTTATAAGTTGCAAAAAAGAAGAAGAAAAAACTAAGCAAGCAATATCAGATGAAGGTGTTGGTTCTTCAGTTAATAAAAAAGTGGTGATTGTTGGTGCAGGAATGGCTGGTTTGAATGCAGCTTATCAATTGAGAAAAGCAGGAATTAGAGCCACTATTTATGAAGGAAGTTTTAGATTGGGCGGAAGGATTTTGACGCATTATGGTGATGCGCTACAAATGGGGATTCATCCTGAATTTGGAGGTGATTTTATAGATTCTACCCATGAGGATATGCTCAATTTGGCAAAGGAATTTGATTTGGAGTTAATCGATATGTATGCCGAATCGAAAGCAGCTCATTTGATACATGAAACGTACTTTTTTGATGGAAGACACATTCCAGAAGAAGAAATAATAAATGAGTTTAAAAAGATAGCACCAACAATTCAAAAAGATGCGGCAAGTTTGGGAGAAGATTATGATACTCCTGCAGCTTTGGTTTTTGATAAAATGACTTTGAAGGATTATATAAAATCTTTGAAATGCAATCAATGGCTGAAAGATATTTTTACCGCAGCATATTTGGCAGAGTTTGGTCTGGATACTTCGGAACAATCGGCTATTAATTTCTTGGATATGATTGACACCAATACTTCTGAAGGTTTTAAAATTTTTGGAGATAGCGACGAAAAGTACAGAATTAAAGAGGGAAATTCGAAATTAATAGAACATTTAGCTGGAAAAGTGGCAGATTCAATTGTGGTAAAATCCATATTAACAGCCATTTCAAACAAGGGTGGAAAATATACATTATCATTCAAGGATAAAGAAGATGTTCAGGCCGATTACGTTATTATTGCCATTCCGTTTACGATGTTGCGTGACGTAAAAATTGATTTAAGTGACATGACTCCTGAGAAAATGAATTCAATTCAGGAATTGGGTTACGGGCAAAACAATAAATTATTTTTGGGATATCAGGACAGACCTTGGCGGGAAGGGAAAAACAATTATTATGGATATTTATTTCACAAAGACATTCACGACGGTTGGGATTCCAGCAGTATAAAAAGTGTAGCAAGTAATAAAGGAGCGTATTGTTGTTTCTTTGGCGGAGATGAATCTATTGCTTTGTCAAAAGTGGCATTGCATAATCCTCATGCACCGGCTTCCCATATCTGGAAAACCGATCTGCCTCAAAAAGAGATTGATAAATATTTAGGTCAATTGGATGAAGTTTTTCCAGGCTCTAAAAAGCAATATGCAAACAAACATGTCTTTGCTTGTTGGTCCTCTTATCCATTCGTAAAAGCCAGTTATACCTGTCCGAAACCCGGTCAATGGAATGCTGCTATGTTGTATACTGCAGAGCCTGTAGGGGATGTGTATTTTGCTGGAGAGCACTGTAGTGTCGATTATCAGGGATTCATGAATGGTGCTGCAGAAACAGGTCGATTGGCAGCTGAGCAAATTACATCAAAAATTAAAAAAGCACAGATTTAA
- a CDS encoding TorF family putative porin: MKKVVVVLALMLTSSLTFAQDAPTDENGLPKEEKESKFAAAVDVVAPYLWRGIKYSSNKVAFQPYASYAFTDKLTVGVWGTTNFSSAADAYNEFDWYVSYQVTPLMKVMLSDYYWPATKKAYEEDNSNSRDPYFDYSEGSAQTLDLSILFDFSDKGVPLDFQWNTIVGGNDYDADGNRAFSSYAEAGYTYSWEKPGLDFRPFVGAVVINGGYYGEDEEGNIGAFFSNVGLNVAKEIKFSEKFSVPVFIRYTYNEYGYENEDGEWSHNFISGGVTFTIK, from the coding sequence ATGAAGAAAGTAGTAGTAGTTTTAGCATTGATGCTAACGAGTAGTTTGACATTTGCACAAGATGCACCAACTGATGAAAATGGATTGCCAAAAGAAGAAAAAGAAAGCAAATTTGCCGCAGCTGTTGATGTTGTAGCTCCTTATCTATGGAGAGGAATTAAATACAGTAGTAATAAAGTCGCATTTCAACCTTATGCCTCGTATGCTTTTACAGATAAATTAACTGTAGGAGTATGGGGTACAACCAATTTCTCTAGCGCAGCAGATGCTTATAATGAGTTTGACTGGTATGTATCTTATCAGGTTACCCCACTTATGAAAGTAATGTTGAGTGATTATTATTGGCCTGCTACGAAAAAAGCGTATGAAGAGGATAATTCGAACTCAAGAGATCCATATTTTGATTACTCAGAAGGGTCTGCTCAAACATTGGATTTGTCCATCCTTTTTGATTTCTCGGATAAAGGAGTGCCGTTGGATTTTCAATGGAATACGATAGTAGGTGGAAATGATTATGATGCTGATGGAAATAGAGCATTCTCTTCTTATGCGGAAGCTGGATATACTTATTCTTGGGAAAAACCAGGTCTTGATTTCAGACCATTTGTCGGGGCTGTGGTAATTAATGGTGGATATTATGGCGAGGACGAAGAAGGAAATATAGGAGCCTTCTTCTCAAATGTAGGTTTGAATGTTGCCAAAGAGATTAAATTCTCTGAGAAATTCAGTGTGCCTGTTTTTATTAGATACACTTATAATGAGTATGGTTATGAAAATGAGGATGGCGAGTGGAGTCATAATTTTATTTCTGGAGGTGTAACGTTTACCATCAAATAA
- the typA gene encoding translational GTPase TypA, translating into MEAIRNIAIIAHVDHGKTTLVDKIMYHCQLFRDNENTGDLILDNNDLERERGITITSKNVSVVYKGTKINIIDTPGHADFGGEVERVLNMADGVCLLVDAFEGPMPQTRFVLQKAIDLGLKPCVVINKVDKENCTPEEVHEKVFDLMFELGAQEWQLDFPTVYGSAKNNWMSDHWENVTDNVEALLDMVITHVPAPKVSEGTPQMLITSLDFSAFTGRIAIGRLERGVLNEGMPISLVKRDGTITKSRIKELHTFEGLGRKKVQQVIAGDICAIIGVEGFEIGDTIADFENPEALKTIDIDEPTMSMLFTINDSPFFGKEGKFVTSRHIRERLTKELEKNLAMKLGETDSADKFMVFGRGVLHLSVLIETMRREGYELQIGQPQVIIKEIDGKKCEPIEELTIDLPESLSGRAVEFVTMRKGEMLSMETKGERMIVKFNIPSRGIIGLRNQLLTATAGEAIMAHRFIGYEPYKGEIAGRNKGSLISMEKGKAIPYSIDKLQDRGKFFVEPNAEIYEGQVIGENSRGDDMCVNVTKEKKQSNVRSSGNDEKARIIPPIIFSLEEALEYIQKDEYVEVTPKSIRLRKIYLTETDRKRFKI; encoded by the coding sequence ATGGAAGCTATTAGAAACATTGCAATTATTGCCCACGTCGATCACGGTAAAACAACTTTGGTTGATAAAATTATGTATCACTGTCAATTATTTCGTGACAACGAGAACACAGGTGACTTAATCCTTGATAACAACGACTTAGAGCGTGAAAGAGGTATTACTATTACTTCAAAAAATGTTTCAGTAGTTTACAAAGGAACAAAAATCAATATTATTGACACTCCTGGTCACGCCGATTTTGGTGGTGAGGTAGAGCGTGTATTGAATATGGCTGATGGAGTTTGTCTTCTTGTAGATGCTTTTGAAGGACCAATGCCACAAACGCGATTTGTATTACAAAAAGCGATTGACTTAGGATTAAAACCATGTGTTGTAATCAATAAAGTCGATAAAGAAAACTGTACTCCTGAAGAAGTTCATGAAAAAGTTTTTGACTTAATGTTTGAATTAGGTGCTCAAGAATGGCAGTTGGATTTCCCTACCGTTTACGGTTCAGCAAAAAACAACTGGATGTCTGACCACTGGGAAAACGTAACTGATAATGTTGAAGCATTGTTGGATATGGTTATTACTCATGTGCCAGCACCTAAAGTTTCTGAAGGAACTCCACAAATGTTGATTACTTCTTTGGATTTCTCAGCATTTACAGGTCGTATCGCTATCGGTCGTCTTGAAAGAGGAGTTCTTAATGAAGGTATGCCAATCTCATTAGTAAAAAGAGATGGTACTATCACTAAATCACGTATCAAGGAATTACACACTTTTGAAGGACTTGGTCGTAAAAAAGTACAACAAGTAATTGCTGGAGATATTTGTGCAATTATTGGTGTTGAAGGATTTGAAATTGGAGATACAATCGCCGATTTTGAAAATCCAGAAGCATTAAAAACAATTGATATCGACGAACCTACGATGAGTATGTTGTTTACAATTAATGACTCTCCTTTCTTTGGTAAAGAGGGTAAATTTGTAACTTCTCGTCATATTAGAGAGCGTTTGACAAAAGAATTGGAAAAAAACTTAGCCATGAAATTGGGTGAAACTGATTCTGCTGATAAATTTATGGTTTTTGGTCGTGGTGTACTTCACTTGTCTGTTCTTATCGAAACGATGAGAAGAGAAGGGTACGAATTGCAAATCGGTCAACCACAAGTTATCATCAAAGAAATTGATGGTAAAAAATGTGAGCCTATTGAGGAATTAACAATCGACTTACCAGAATCTCTTTCAGGTAGAGCGGTTGAGTTCGTTACTATGCGTAAAGGTGAAATGCTGAGTATGGAAACTAAAGGTGAACGTATGATTGTAAAATTTAATATTCCATCACGTGGAATTATTGGATTGCGTAATCAATTGCTTACTGCTACTGCTGGTGAGGCTATTATGGCACACCGTTTTATAGGATACGAACCTTACAAAGGAGAAATTGCTGGACGTAACAAAGGTTCATTGATTTCTATGGAAAAAGGAAAAGCTATTCCTTATTCTATCGATAAATTGCAAGATCGTGGTAAGTTTTTTGTTGAACCAAATGCCGAAATTTACGAAGGTCAGGTAATTGGAGAAAACTCTCGTGGTGATGATATGTGTGTAAACGTAACTAAAGAGAAAAAACAATCTAATGTTCGTTCTTCTGGTAATGATGAAAAAGCAAGGATTATTCCTCCAATCATTTTCTCTCTTGAAGAAGCTTTAGAATACATTCAAAAAGATGAATACGTAGAGGTAACTCCAAAATCTATTCGTTTGAGAAAAATTTATTTGACAGAAACAGATAGAAAAAGATTTAAAATCTAA
- a CDS encoding PAS domain-containing protein → MKNKTNQITLIYIVASLFVAILSFKLLRKFTSYFDCYFFSFIKDIIFIVATGFLFRYILSKNRKDNTEIFKDLKETNERLKESNEKYDIVAKATSDTIWDWRIQEDRLTWNKGIKGIYGYNLDQVGANSKWWFDNIHPEDSIKMSIKLYSFLEQKTEKWQDQYRFKCADNTYKYVLDRGFILKDENDKAIRMIGAIQDITKQKEEENRLKLLETVFTEAKDSIIITEAESHDNQIPKIVFANPAYTRMSGYNHNEIIGKSFNFFFGPNSNNAQIEKLSNAITNKEECFVEIICYKKDQSEYWVRLSFIPVYNIEQELSHWISIQRDITEEKKLEKEKEILIRELIINNKDLKQFSYITSHNLRAPLSNLTGLLNLIDDIIIEDPELKEILSGFKVSTHLLNETINDLAKVITIKDGPSSQIEILSIKELFENILNQINYQLETIKPTLNINFGEVVTINTNKAYFESILLNLLTNALKYRSKDRLLIIDITIIGVDNTVIIEFKDNGIGIDLERNKDKIFGLYQRFHNYPDSKGLGLYLVKSQIEAMGGTISIESEVNKGTAYTLTFKT, encoded by the coding sequence ATGAAAAACAAAACCAATCAAATAACCTTAATATATATTGTTGCTTCATTATTTGTTGCTATTCTTAGTTTCAAGTTATTAAGAAAATTTACCTCCTATTTTGATTGTTATTTTTTCAGTTTCATCAAAGACATCATTTTCATAGTTGCTACCGGTTTTCTTTTTAGATATATCTTATCTAAAAACCGTAAAGACAACACAGAAATCTTCAAAGACCTCAAGGAGACAAACGAACGGCTAAAAGAATCTAACGAAAAGTATGACATTGTTGCAAAAGCGACCAGCGATACAATATGGGATTGGCGAATACAAGAGGATCGCCTCACATGGAACAAAGGAATTAAAGGGATTTACGGTTATAATTTAGATCAGGTTGGGGCCAATTCAAAATGGTGGTTTGATAATATTCATCCCGAAGACAGTATAAAAATGTCTATAAAACTGTATTCTTTTTTAGAACAAAAAACAGAAAAATGGCAAGATCAATACCGATTTAAATGTGCTGATAACACCTATAAATATGTGTTGGATAGAGGTTTTATTCTGAAAGACGAAAACGATAAAGCAATTCGGATGATTGGTGCCATCCAAGATATTACCAAACAAAAAGAAGAAGAAAACCGCTTGAAATTACTTGAAACGGTTTTTACAGAAGCAAAAGATTCTATTATTATTACCGAAGCGGAATCCCACGACAATCAAATTCCAAAAATCGTTTTTGCCAATCCTGCTTATACCAGAATGTCGGGATACAATCACAACGAAATCATCGGCAAATCCTTTAATTTTTTCTTTGGACCAAATTCAAATAATGCACAAATAGAAAAATTAAGCAATGCCATTACTAACAAAGAAGAATGTTTTGTTGAAATTATTTGCTACAAAAAAGACCAGTCCGAATATTGGGTACGACTTTCTTTTATCCCTGTTTATAATATTGAACAGGAACTTTCTCATTGGATTTCAATTCAAAGGGATATTACCGAAGAAAAAAAATTAGAAAAAGAAAAAGAAATTCTAATAAGAGAGTTAATCATAAATAATAAAGATTTAAAACAGTTCTCTTATATTACCTCTCACAATTTGAGAGCGCCCTTGTCTAATCTTACAGGCTTATTGAACTTAATTGATGATATTATTATTGAAGATCCAGAGTTGAAAGAAATCTTGTCAGGCTTCAAAGTATCAACGCATCTGCTTAATGAAACCATAAACGACCTTGCCAAAGTTATCACTATAAAAGATGGTCCTTCGTCACAAATTGAAATACTTTCAATAAAAGAACTTTTTGAAAATATATTAAATCAAATAAACTACCAGCTCGAAACTATAAAACCAACTTTGAATATAAATTTTGGAGAAGTTGTTACAATAAATACCAATAAAGCCTATTTTGAGAGCATTTTGTTGAATTTATTGACCAATGCCCTAAAATACAGATCGAAGGATAGACTTCTAATAATAGATATAACGATTATAGGGGTAGATAACACTGTGATAATAGAATTTAAAGACAATGGAATTGGAATAGATTTAGAGCGAAATAAAGATAAAATCTTTGGACTTTATCAAAGATTTCATAATTATCCAGATAGTAAAGGGTTAGGTCTGTATTTAGTAAAATCTCAAATAGAAGCGATGGGAGGGACCATAAGCATTGAAAGTGAGGTTAATAAAGGAACTGCTTATACATTAACATTTAAAACCTAA
- a CDS encoding response regulator codes for MLDLIMCIDDDPITLMLIKKVVHKASFSKEIINAQNGEEALSILDELNNVKNNQAIAKPQLIFLDLNMPVMGGWEFLDFFSKSNYFDLKNIKVIVLTSTIDPDDIKKSKAYPNVIDFQSKPITVEMLNHIKTKL; via the coding sequence ATGTTAGATCTCATTATGTGCATAGACGACGATCCTATAACTCTAATGTTAATCAAAAAAGTGGTTCATAAAGCTTCCTTTTCTAAAGAAATAATAAATGCTCAAAACGGTGAAGAAGCACTCTCTATACTTGATGAACTTAACAACGTTAAAAATAATCAAGCAATTGCCAAACCTCAATTAATTTTTTTAGATCTAAATATGCCTGTTATGGGAGGATGGGAGTTTTTGGACTTTTTTAGCAAGTCAAATTATTTTGATTTAAAAAATATAAAAGTTATTGTATTGACCTCTACTATAGATCCAGATGACATAAAAAAATCAAAAGCGTATCCAAATGTTATCGATTTTCAATCGAAGCCAATTACTGTAGAAATGCTAAATCATATTAAAACTAAGCTTTAA